gagtggaactgtcgaccggaaaatgcgtgggaaagtcatcaaggccgtcaagaggaatcccaatctttcagaccgcgatttggccaataagttccaggccgctcacagtacggtgcgacgaattcgtctccgggaaggaataaggtcattccgagccagcaaacagccaaatcggacgctgaagcagaacaatgtggccagaatccgtgctcgaaagctgtacgaccaagtgctgaccaagttcgacggatgtaaagtctgcttcatttaatattggaacacaaacaattgcgtgtagttcagtcatttattaacgaattcataatttgtttttcatacaaatgtagcattttctttactctttcataaaaaaaaattaaaaaaattattcattgctgttttgaagaaattctcgtacccgtactcgtaagaaaactgtgcacaatttgatctctccgttcgacttccatggcggttgtttacaaaatgctatcgtttggtgttatgacataaatacatggtgaaaggtaatgaatttcccgacacgtgggtgaaaaaagtttccaaatacgtccactaggagcgccacaatgagcaaaagaatttgttccaatattaaatgaagcagactttaattccgctatattttgtaaacaatccagaaaaacactgatttggactagaaaattttgaacaaaaatagacatatgttgtgtgattttttcgaggaatcatttaaaggctatttgagctacCACAcacatcggaaaatggagttatgagtGTTTTACCTTAAATTTGCCTACATTCTTCAAATAGTTCAGATAAAGcaagttcggacttgaaaatttgaaccaaataagaTTTAtcttttatgtgtttttttttttccaaagaatcgaatgaaggcagTTTAAGCCACcacacgcatcggaaaatggagttatggctatttACACTCAATTCTgctacttttttcaaatagttcagaaacaagtttgttcggacttgaaaattttgattcaaatgaaaCCTATcttgtgagatttttttttccgaggaatcgaatgaaggctatctGAGCCACCTCGCGAATAGGAAAATTGAGTATGGGCCGTTTAAGCCTCATTTTCccaacatttacaaaatagtTCAGAAATAGCTTGTTCGGACTGAAACTTTTCAGAGCAAATGAAACCCATCTAGTgtgattttttcgagaaatcgaatAAAGGCTATTTAAGCCACCGCCcgcattggaaaatggagttatcgCTGTTTTAACCTtagttttctaatttttttttcatattgcagAAAAGCGTGTTTGGACTTGATAATATCAAACCATATGGGACTTAtgctatgtaattttttttttctgaaaaatcgaatgaaggatATTTGAGCTACCACACGCTTTGGAAAAAGGAGCTATAGCTGTTTGAACCCACTGCACAGTGGtctagatcaaacatttagcgagacaaaattaataacacaaAATCCGTGCGTTTTAGACAAATCatatgttctacaaagttactTCATATAACAAGCGCTTTCTTTTTAAAAGGTGAATTATTAGGACGTGTCAATACCGTGAAAATTCGAGATACTAATTTCTTTCGGTGAAGAGATAGAGTATAGAAATGTTCTAGAAAGCTATAGATTGTATGTTTTAaagaaactttgctgaacatacTAAAGTCGTGAAATGGAACGGTATCgttctatgattttttcaagaataaaaaagtaGGGCGTGtctaaaaaaacggttttttgcttataacttttttcatacaaGATCTACAAGTTTGGTGTGTTCTAAACACTTtctcaaaacaataaaacacatatttttctCGAAGACTGTGCATGGTTATCTTATTGTCTTTTGAAGCTAGGAGCAttattgtgtaaaaatttatcaattttcgaGCTGCTGTATCTCGAATTGAGGCAAacgaaaaaatctgctttttgtTGCATCAACTAGGTTGTAATACAAATATTAGATAcagaaaaaactggagatgcgTTTCTTGTTTAActcgagatttttaattttcaacatttcttatttttatgtttttttatacaaaaaatatcaaatcctCCTCTAAAACCCTCTATTTTCCCGGCtttaaaagtaattaaaaatttgatgcttTGTGCAGATAATGGTCACAGAAAGCGCAGGCGTGCTATTAAGCATATTATGTTTGGCAAGTTTGAATTTAGAGATATATTCGATTTGGCGAAATGGAAGTTCCATAcagtattttttaattgttaattgcTAGTATAAAATTACCTAAAATGCAAGGCGAAAAGTCAAATCACTGACAAAATCGCCAGACGCATCCTCGCAAGCGTCTGTACAACCAATGGTAGATCCGTAGACGCCAGAGGAAGGTTTCGCGTTTCTCTGTCGGAGTGACTTAACCTAAGATCAGTACATTGAAAACCGTCATATGAATATGAACTTTTGAAAAGGGAGCAATGACTTTCCCTCTTCAACTAAATTATCAatcaaacttgtttaaaaaaaaaagacacccGTGTGTTAACTCTGGAAGAAGTTTGAAAATGGAAGATGAGATAAAATTATTACATCCAACATGTTTTTTGTTCAAGAATTTATTTGTCAATATCAAAAGCGAACTTCTCTTTACCATGGCTTATACAAAAGTAAATAACGATTTGACCGACACATGTTCTCAGAATTTTACATTTGTAAATCATCCGGGAAAAGGCTGAACAAACCGCAACCAATCGACgagaaaaatcttaataaatATTGTTATGGTTTTTTCCCGTTACATGCGTACGTGTGATCCatagaattgtttttaaaagtttcctaCATATCAGGAAAGAATTATCCTTCTTGGCTTGTTCGTAAGTTAAAATTCGACTTACGAAattaaataagttattttttaatctttttttcagtTAGAAGAAACCCAGTTGTAGCGGGGAGAGAAGCTAAAATTCAGGGTCAAAGAAATTCAACTGCCTGAAACTGAGCAcagtatatttaaaaatatttaaatttaacatttttaacactaTTGTTGTATGAAATGCATTTATtcatataaaaagttttttttagctatAGTATTTTAATGGAAGGAATATTTGAGAGTGGTAAGAAATAAAGCATAAATACTATCATTTGATCGACTGAATgtgatttcaatgaaaattaaagcATGACATTTTTCTAcgtgtttggttttgtttgaaaaaaacataaaaataaaaaatgttgaaagttaaaaatctcGAGCTAAACAAAAAACGCATCTCCAGTTTTTCCTGaatcaaatatttatattataaCCTAGTTGATGCTgcaaaaagcagattttttcgtTTGCCCCAATTCGAGATACAGCAGCtcgaaaattgataatttttaacacAATAATGCTCCTAGCTTCAAAAGACAATAAGATAACCATGCACAGTCTTCGagaaaaatatgtgttttattgTGTTGAGAAAGTGTTTAAAACACACCAAACTTGTAGAGCttgtatgaaaaaagttataagcaaaaaaccgtttttttagaCACGCCCTActtttttaatcttgaaaaaatcataaaacgataCCGTTCCATTTCACAACTTTAGTATGTTCAGCAAAGATTCTTCAAAAGATACAATCTATAGCTTTCTAGAACATTTCTATACTCTATCTCTTCACCGAAAGAAATTAGTATCTCGAATTTCCACGGTATTGACACGTCCTAATAATTCACCTTTTAAAAAGAAAGCGCTTGTTATATGAagtaactttgtagaacatatGATTTGTCTAAAACGTACCGATTttgtgttattaattttgtctcgctaaatgtttgatctagaccactgtgcactgttgttctacattttttcaattaccaAGTTCTgacatgaagtttttttttaaccagatgACCAGATCAAACGAAGACTATTTCAGCCACCGCAAGCATctgaaaatggagttatggctgttttaccctcaatttccctacagttttcaaatattctgaCTTCATATTGAAACCAAATGTTCTTGTGTAGAATCTAATGGATCGTGCAATGGCCCAAATAGCCCATATTCATCCGATTCCTCGATAAAAATCTCACCAGGtactactattttttttcaaacttttgacagcttttaccttaattgattgaaaaatgttgaaaaattgagggtgaaaaaaatttgctcaaaattttatgaaattaaagatttttttgtgatttcgacaaccttggtGGCGGCTTTATTAGACAGCCTTTATAAGACTTCTCGgagaaaatcacacaagataggtctcatttgattaaaaaaattttaagtccaaacatactttttctgaattatttaaatttttcaattgaaaaatgtaggagaattGAAGGAAACATCCAGTCATAaatccattttccgatgcgtgtggtggctcgaaaattgatttttcggagaaaaacacacaagataggtctcatcactctcatttgattcaaaattttcaagtccgaacttactttttttcaaaattaaatgagAAATGTCGAGGAAATGAGGGTGTAAAATCAGTCATAACTCCATATTTCGAAACGTGTGgtagctcaaatagcctttatttgattcctcggaaaaaatcacacaaaatagatctatttttgtttgaaattttatagtcaaaatcagtgtttttctgtattttttaaaaaaagataggCAAATGAGGGGTTTAAAagggcactatatctccgtttgTCAGCTTGGGCGGCGTCTggaactatgtccaatcgattttctggacattttcactaaagggaagtgttcatattttcatagattttgttTCATGTAGtaggaaagatattgaatttctccGCGATTCATACACTTTTTCTCCCATTGTGCAAcgctttgaaaaatcatttgtgATCTCCTAAACGTTTCAACAGTTCTATGAAAATGGTAGtgcaatcaataaaaatttcaattgaacatttttgagTTCTTATATTGAAGATTCCCCAGGGATAAACGTATTATTTTAAACCTTTTGTTTTAAACATCGTAGTTGCAtatcattaaggggggggtagggtctaacgggtataaaaaaacaccattttcacggtttttttctagagctgtcgttcaaacaaatgtattcaaattttttgcattatacaaagcattgttaaaagaacatttagtaattttttcgtagaaaaatattgaaaaatgagccggtgacggagcattttcgaggatgccttttagaaaacaggatttgcggtggacactgtatctcagcacagaatcatctgaagtcaaaaaatcagagcaaaatatttttaatagatgtttttctggaccccaacgtttttatttaaattaaaatttttttaatgaaatttttgtggctgtttgaagtaaaaactacgatttttcacgaaaaaatccgccatttttcacctgtaaaatctccccaaagtaaaaaaaaaacaaaaaacaaaaacgttggggtctggtattttatatttagaaaatatgttccaaatttgaaaagaatcggataagtagttttcaaatgacgatgtccacggactttaaaaatgtgctttcgagaaaaacgcgtttgaaatttctgctcttgatttcttgcagtattagataggaggagataaaggcctataacttctacagttttgcttcaattgacttgaaaatttgacacaacattattgaaatgttttacaataagaaaataaaaaaataaaaaaatcgattttttgaaagtgttagaccctacccccccccccttaaacattTAATATTGATGGAATTAACGAAATACTACTTCGCTAAAATATCATAAACATTAATATTAtgagcttgtgatatagctcagttggcaagtcagttgcctcctgagccgatgtccacgagttcgaacccaagagtaaacatcgaacacatttGTACCGGATAAGGTTTCCAATAACTGTCAGCCAACTCCAACATTGAAAAAGTCGTGATTGTCAATTAGAGGGCAAgactataatttaaaaaaaaaatattatgattatatttcaaatgatatttttgctAGTTTTTCCATGGTACTtaagttgccagattgcccggttttatctgggtttggcagggtattttattcaaaaattggaaaaagtcCGGCTTGATCCGTTTGCCCTGATTTAAATGGAGAAAGCCCgtatttttcccggatttattcactttatttggtcaataaaacaaaaaaaaaaaacaaattgtgctataacattttttatttatgcctctaAAACGAAATTATTAGggcaaaataatcatgaaacgtCTTCTGGAAGcccaaaatacaatttaaaatctgtcgaagAGTTCtgatgaagaaaattttgtttcaattttttttcttgatttttgttgagtaatttctaaattttgacaaaatttttcccggattttttaacgtcaattttgaaatcaaatacccggattttgccagatttttataaaaaatggcccgaaaaaatctggtaatcttattttaaacagttttttgtcTGTATATCCATTTTTCTCATACTTAAATGAAATATTCTATATTATTCGTTTATCAGAAAGAAtgctttgatgaaattttgatgtTAATCAGAAACCCTCTGTCGCAAAGCgtacaataataaatttattttttttaagtacacATAAGAATgctccaaatttgtatgggaatttcCAAACTTGCAAAATGTAAAATGGAACCTAGACCTCTAGTACAAGGTTTCATGCTGAATTTGGGCCCGAACGGATCAAGGGAAGGGGTCGATCGACGAGCCTGAAGTCTGTATCTATGGGTTTTTTAGACATTTCTTTCGGGAGGatcatgaaaatccagttttttatCAACAACGATAtcttttgaatatgaattttcCTAGaacctaaattatgacaaatgtttTCGAAGACAAATGGGgttacttttttaaggatgatattcatcactattaatgctgcgtcaaaatgttcgacgcAGTGCCTCATTAATAGTGATATCCCATTTTtgaagtaactttttttttatcttaactcgaatggaaatgcagtcttcggatgaaatattttaataatttagggtttaagaaaacccgttttctatagaaatcggccaaaagggaccaaagttattaatgaaaaacaggattttcatgttcgtcccgaacaaaatgtctcaaaatctcatacaaacttaaggctcgttgagcgaccccttcccgtgaatCCGATCTGTcccgaatttggcatgagatcttgtacaaggcctaggatcaattccAGCCTGCAGAGCATAACtatttcaaaagtcgggtcatttggggtaCTTTAGCGCACATTTCGATTACGGGCCcctgatttatttaaaatcaattgtgAATCTTTCTGGAACCATTGTTTTTTGTAAACCtttagaaaaaacattttaaatccaattttctaatttaatcCGCTTAAAATGAATGTTCCAATTGAAGGATTCATAAAGTGTGTCAAACTAAACTTTAAGTCCATTTAACACAAGTGtatcaaatctttttttgaccttttttgtttttctgaaaaGTTTTGCTGTTTTCACATATGTACAtcataaaattgaaactttcaaattaaaaattccgtAATAAAATCGGACATGAGCTTAAATGAAACGTTTCAAATTCGGAAAACTCACaaatactaaaaaaacatagaaGACAAATTAGCTCAACAATTATAGAAAAGGAATTATTAGCTACGAACTCAGAACAAAATGATTGAGCCACACTTACGTCAAATTGAAATGTTGCATGCTACACTGTAGTGACAGATCATCCATCATCTCACAGGAGGACAGAATCTCTCCCAGACCCCGTTTGGCTGCCAAAAAGGTATCCTTTACGGCTTCGTAGCTCTCCAACCCTAGAAACGCCACATTGACGGCCCGAGATGCCGTAGGACAGAAGATGGACAGCCGAGTGATGATACCCAACGTTCCTTCTGATCCGATGAACAGATGCTTCAAATGGTACCCGGTATTGTCCTTTTTGAAATTGGACATCAGATCAAGAACGTGACCCTGAGCTGTAACCTGTTGAAGGGAAAGTTTGGTATCTATAGGtggtttgaaatttaattttcaagctTACCGCTTCAACTCCCAACACTGATCCATGCAGATTTCCGTATCGGAGTAGCCTCAATCCACCAGCATTCGTCGAAACGTTTCCCCCGATGTGGCAGGAACCTTTGGCTCCAAGATCCAATGGCATCACCAAACCTTTCTCCTTGGCTTTTTCCTCCAGAGTTTCAAGAACACATCCAGACTGGCACACCAAAATGCCCGAGTATTCATCGACCTGCTCTATTTTGTCCATCAGCTGCAGCGATATGACGACTTCATCGAAAACTGGAACAGATCCTCCCACGAGGCCAGTATTTCCACCCTGAGGACAAACCGCCAGCCGTCGTTCGTTGCAGAATTTGAGAAGCTCTGCAACCTCTTCGGTACTTTTAGGTTTCAACACAACCCGGCTGTACCCGCGGACACTTCCGAGATAATCAATGTTATAGCTTTGGATGTCTTCTGCCTGCGTAAGTACCCGACCTTTTCCGAGAATGGATTCAAACTTGCTCAGATCACTATCGCTGAGTTCGGCAAATTTTCCTCGTTTTATAGGGTATCGATCTTTGGTAAGGGCCGGAATTTCGCGCTGCAAACCGGAAGCCATCGAGCGGCTCCGGATGAAGTTGCCCCGCGAAGCATTCAAACGAGTGACTATCGACCGAAGATACATTTCATGGGGCCAATTCTGTTGAAATAGGATACGCAATCActtgaacattttatttgaaataaaatattggtAGGAGATATACAATAACATCCCTATTCAATGGTCTCtggaattttcgaatttcgacaAAATGTTGTTCATATGTGCcatgttttgttttggaaatacaCCGAAGTccttttttgtggtttttgtaaGCAGTCTTTCAGGGTTTCAGCAATTCACGCGGTTTCAGAGCCCTTTTCaatgggaaaaaaatctggatctGGTAATAAATGATCGGTGACATAAATTTGGGGATTGGGTAAAACAGTTGAACGAATGAAATAAGAATTACattatccgacgccatcttgaaatccaagatagcgGCTCCCCTTTCTTATAAATGCTTTAATTCACTGGGCATTTGAAGAAAGAGTTTAATGAGTAGTGAGTGTTGTAGAGGATATATTTAGATGAGAAAGTCAAATAAGATAGAACAGATTCAAAATAGAAAagttgtgtttgtttgttttgttgttttatttgggattttaagcctccagggtttattcatcccattcGGTGTGGCTATCTAAATTCGTGGGAACAGTTTGCTGTGTTTtaggaaagccaataacttttcCTCTTCAATCGGACAATTTGACAGGATTTCTCGGAGACTATTTGAAAGCTGGAAGTGTTGTCTATCTGGCAAATAGGTGATGCAGTTGCATAAGATGTGCTTGACGGTGATTGTGCTATTGCATGCGGGGCATTCAGGGGGGTCGGTTCGGTCGAGAAGAAAATCATGGGTCATTCGGGTATGGTCAATCCTTAGTCTTGTTAGGACAACTCGGTTTGGGCGACTTTGTTGGTCATTCCATTTTCCGGTGCTGTTCTTGATCTCCCGTAACTTGGCCGTTCGGTTTCGGTCCCATTTTTGGTCCCAGGCAAGCTGGATGTTGTTGGTAGTCAGTTTTTGTGCGTCTTTCTGGGGGATGGGGATTGAGGGAGGATCCATTTTACCTCCTTCGGCAGCCAGATGATCCGCGCATTGGTTGCCGGGAATTCCGGCGTGTCCAGGTATCCAGACCAGGGTAACATTTTTTCGGAAGGCTAGATCAGTGATTGAGGAAATCCAAGGATGATTGAGATTTCCGGCGGAAACGGCTTCTAGCACACTGGCTGAGTCACTGAAAATTGCGGAGGGCCCTGTGTCGGAGCAGTAGTTTTCCAGGGTATAGAGGATAGCATAGGCTTCGGCGCTAAACACTGAGCAGGCGGGTGGTAGGGCTAGGCTTTTGTCTCCTTCATTGGTATGGATGCCGCAGCCAACTTTTTCGCTCTGGGTTTTGGATCCGTCGGTGTAGAAGTGGGGAAGGGAAGAGTATTTTTGGGTAATTAGGTGGTGGAAGTGGGGGAGTACAACTGAGGATGATTGGCCTGCTTTAACTTTTCGGGAAAGACTGAAGTCAACTGTGGGGATTTGGTCATTCCAGTAGCGGAAGGGAGTTGGTTTTCTAGGACAAACTGGGGGGAGAAGGggaatgttcaaattttctagaaaGGCGTTGGTTCGGGTAATTAGGGGGGAGTCTATTGAGCCACCTATGGCAAACCATCGTAATGACCTTGTTGTTAGATTTTTGGCAACGAGATAACTGAAAGGCAACTGCCCGCTTTCGGCCATGATGGAGAGGATGGGGCTGGTTTTAAAGGCTGAACTGATGGTTCTTATGCACTGATTATAAAGGGGTTCCAGTGTGTCTAATAACGCCGTTTCTGAACGACTGACAAGTCCAAGACCGTAGAAGACTGTTGGGAGTAGCCACCCATGTAGAAAACGGTACAGTGATTGGCGATGAGCCGAGCTGTTGTTATTGCATAGGAAACGCAGGATATTAAGCTTGTTATTGGTGTTACTTCGAACTTGTTTAAGGTGGCGTTTAAAATTCAATCGCCatatacgccaggttggtctcctgtagtagaatgttaatacatgggccccggagaaaAGTTGTGTGAGAAAAATCCTCTCTTTTATCCAAATAGAAAACCCATCGATTTAGCTCCGCCCATTTCACTGACGCTCGGGTATTTGACGCTATAAAAAGAGCGTACCCAGCTCATTTGGGCTCATTCGTTTAACGATTCTTGAACCGACAACATCTCTGAGCAGACGGCAACAATTGGTGAAAGAGTTAGTCTTGGttggttcagcagttttcactgctgccaacaaataaagttaatcttgaattcattttgaaaGAATTGGAAAATTACGACAAGTGTAAGTCGAAAATCTGAATGCGACGCCATCTTCAAATCCAAGatagcggcttccgcttttcttataaatgcttaaaattgcCGGATGTGTCCTAAAACTACTCCAATATgagcattggaaaaaaaagtttaacgaGTATAAGCAGGAAATCTTAGTCCGACgctattttgaaatccaagataacGTCTTCCGCATTTCTTCTCAAAGCTGAAATGACCTAAGATAGCATAAAATAGGCTGGATTATCTTGAAAGATATTTTGTAAAGTCTCTTCAGTTTT
This sequence is a window from Uranotaenia lowii strain MFRU-FL chromosome 3, ASM2978415v1, whole genome shotgun sequence. Protein-coding genes within it:
- the LOC129754220 gene encoding D-2-hydroxyglutarate dehydrogenase, mitochondrial-like, with amino-acid sequence MYLRSIVTRLNASRGNFIRSRSMASGLQREIPALTKDRYPIKRGKFAELSDSDLSKFESILGKGRVLTQAEDIQSYNIDYLGSVRGYSRVVLKPKSTEEVAELLKFCNERRLAVCPQGGNTGLVGGSVPVFDEVVISLQLMDKIEQVDEYSGILVCQSGCVLETLEEKAKEKGLVMPLDLGAKGSCHIGGNVSTNAGGLRLLRYGNLHGSVLGVEAVTAQGHVLDLMSNFKKDNTGYHLKHLFIGSEGTLGIITRLSIFCPTASRAVNVAFLGLESYEAVKDTFLAAKRGLGEILSSCEMMDDLSLQCSMQHFNLTCPIDKYPFYMLIETSGSNMTHDEEKLTTFLENTMEKGLVLDGTVTNETTKMRSIWRLRESIPDSLLKDGYCHKYDISLPLDNFYDIVLATRKRVGSLATKVTGYGHVGDSNLHLNVTCPKFSPELYKLLEPFVYEYTSNVRGSVSAEHGIGFLKTKYLKYSKRPEALAVMAQMKQMMDPNGILNPYKVLPQI